Genomic DNA from Garra rufa chromosome 18, GarRuf1.0, whole genome shotgun sequence:
attaaatttttttttattatcagtcatattattaattatcaattaaattgtcaTAATTGGCTGAAATGTTATGTATTGCTAGTGTTTTTTCCCCACTTCTAGCATATAAATAGATTCCATTATTAATGTCACAATGCACAAAATAGTCCAAGTAAAAGGTTTTATTTACTTTATACAAAGTATAATATCTAaatataatttagtaatttctttaAACATAATTTCACGGAATATGACCCTGAATATAGTCTTTACTGTTTTCAAAGTTAAAATGTCTTTCCATTTGCTTCAGACCAGACACAAGTCTATCTGTCCAAGCGCCTTGTAGTTACATAAGCATGTTAAATTACAGCCCACTGTTGTAAATCACGACCAAAGTCTTCATTTCGTCCACATCTCCTTTTTCCTCATTAGTAAAAGTCGCACAGTTAATTAATTCCCTCACACCCCTCTCTTTCATATGCAGATGAGGTGCTATTCTGCCACACAGAAGGCTTTAATAATACATTCTCTTGGATCGGGGAGCTGGTGTCCCATTTTCTGTTACTGGACAGAATGTGTGATCCACGACAGCTTGCACAAATGCTCTTCCTTTCCTAGAGTCTGATCAGAAAAGGGTTTGGGAGTAAGCTAAATTGTGACTGATTTGGAATTTAATCAAAACAAGGCCTGGAGTCGATCTTCCCGCAGATGTTTCCCAATTTCATTCATCAGTTCGGTGCTCGCGCGCTGCTAACGCCCGAGGCAGATACGTCAATGTGAACGTGCGCATCAATCCTCGTAAAGGCCAGGGAGACACGAGCCCTGTCCGCTCAGAGTTAGTTTTCAAGTTGTCATGGGCGTATTCTTTAAATTACAGCCTGTGCCCATTAGGTCGAGGCACTACAAAAGTCACTGCAAGATTCATTCCACTCTCGCTTTCTGTCAAAAATCATAAAGGCAGCTGCACGTAAGCCCTTGCTAACCCATCACCGTCCACTCTAGGAAACCAATAGCTTTCGTTTTTTATACTCCTCACAAAAAAAGCCATCTCACATAATGGACTGAAACAAGTGTCCTAGCCTTCAGGTCTTCTCTGGAGATATAGGCGACAGCTCCCTTTAAAGGGTAAAAATAGACATGAAAGTTGGTTGCTTGTGCCACTGGGGTTGTCATAGGGAGCTATGTGATTTCAGGGCCAGGTTTTGAGGAGAGAAAACTTTGCCATTTGTGGCAAGGGCATGCGAGGACTTGGGCTTTAATGAATTGTTTACAGAGTGTCATTTTTGACTCAAGGTTAACGTTATCTTAGGATGCGTCTCAATTAATTTTTCTAAGGTGTTCTGCAGAGACTGCTGTGCCATTATTTAAATGAAAACTTCCCACTGTGGTTCATAATAAATATCTGATAAACATGCCCCCAAACAGCATGTAAATGGAGAGAGAATCGCATTTGCATATTTATGagtttaataacatttattgaacCATCTGTGTAAATGTTCCCAAGTAAATTCGGGTATTGATAGACATTTTTTTCTCTTAAACCGAAAACAGCACCTAAAAGTTTATGCAAATGTGCAAAGCACATGAATATTTAATGAGGATAGCATTGAGCTAGTTTATGATTGGTTGTCTGTTGCTTAACTCACTGTTATATTGCAGCACTGTGTAGTTGGTGAATCTCACAAAGCCAGTCAAGAACGTGGCTAGACTGTATTTCACATCAAAAggttagaaataaataaaacgcCTAATTTTTCGgaccattaattactcacccccatgtcgttccaaacctgtaagacctttgttcatcatctgaacacacattaagatatttttgatgaaatccgagagctttctgaccctgcacacagttgagttcaaaagtatacatccccctttcagaatctgcaaaatgttaattttaccaaaataagaggcatgtaattgtttatttagtactgacctgaataatatttttcacataaaagatttttacatatagtccacaagagaaaatagtagctgaatttataaaaatgatcctgttgaaaagtttacatacacttaattcttaataatgtgttttttacctgaatgatccacagctgttttttttttagtgatagttgttcacgagtccattgtttgtcctgaacagttaaactgcctgctgttcttcagaaaaatcctccaggtcccacaaattctgtggtttttcagcatttttgtgtatttgaaccatttttaacaatgactgatgattttgagatttatctttttgcactgaggacaaatgagggactcacatgcaactattacagaaggttcaaacgctcaaaaacgatgcattaagagccggggtgtaaacttttgaacagaatgacgatgtgtgcatttttcttaattttcctaaataacatattttttcaatttagtactgcccttcggaagctacagaagatgtttctcagaaggcaaaataagttacatttaccctgatattcaaaatcaaaaagtttgacttcattgtgtttccttctaaagcatcagtgagcatttgaaccttctctaatagttgaatatgagtccctcagttgtcctcagcatgaaaagatgcatcttaaaatcatacagtcattgttggaaatggttcaaggGGACCTGAAGGACAGTGGGCAGTTTAGTATAAGAGGAAAAGagcagaaattgttgaataaagtggttatttttgttttctttgcacaaaaaagtattctcgtagcttaataacattacagttgaaccactgaagtcacatgggctactttatcaatgtccttactacctttctgggccttgaacgtttcagttgctgtctatgcagagtcagaaagctcttggatttaatcaaaaatataatttgtgttctgatgataaacaaaagtcttacgggtttgaaatgaaatgagggtgagtaattgatgagaaaatgggtgaactgttcctttaagatagAGTGATGAAGCATGAGCAGTCCAGTAAATAAAAAATTGTCAGCGACTAAACAGTTAAATGCTTCAGTATGTTCTTTATATGTTACACCTTTTGTTCTGTGAATGACTAACacaaaaatcaacacaaaaatccCCCCAGCGTGCAATAACAGCTCTGTAATGACTGATTGGGAATAGGAACCAATCCATCAAACAGAGAAGTAATCTCAGAGTGACAGGAGCAGTTCCACTCCTCTGCACAGTCTATCGGATTGATGGAAATGCTTCTCGATGTAATGCATAACTGCTGACCTGCCCTGGCAGAACGGCTCGTCCAATACACTTCAACCCAATGAGATCCTGAGACTCATAGACTGTGGGGGAACACTGAAAAACCTCATCAAGCCTCATGCAAGCCGCCTAACACATAATCGCATAATAGCAGTGCTGTAATGTGGTTTCAGTAGGAAAAGAATATTGATTGACATGTTTCATTATGTAAAGCACATTCATTACTAAATTAGAGTTTTGTTACAGTTATGCCATCATTTActtactctcatgttgttccaaaccctcaTGATGACACAAAAATCGACATTAATGCATGTACTGGTTGTTCTTTTCATACAGTTATAAATTAATATGGACTAGAGGTTTCAGGCTTCAGAAAGGAATCAAAAAGTGGTCCATACAGTTTGTGTGCTTCATGGAGGGAACTATGTCATAGGTTTGGGAAGACATGAGGgtactaattttcattttggggagaACGGTtcattaaaagggatagttcaccccaaaatgtgatcctggaccacaagtacgggtatatttgtagcaatagccaataatacattgtatgggtcaaaattatctatttttcttttatgctaaaaatcattaggatattaagtaaagatcatgttccattgtaaatttcctaccgtaaatatatcaaaaactaatttttgattagtaatatgcattggtaagaactttatttagacaactttaaaagtgaatttctaagtatttcgatttttttgcaccctcagattccagattttcagatagttgaaTTGCAGCCATTTagcagcttatttattcagctttcagatgatgtataaatctcaattttaaaaaaaattgaattggttTTGTGATCCTGGGTCAcatctattttaacaatgtccttactacctttctaggtagTTTGAAcatttgtgttgctgtctatgcagggtcagaaagctttcaaagttttttttaaaagccTTGATCTGTATTCAAATAACTTGAATAGTGATGAAAAGTCTGGAGCAGAAAAGTAAGATGTATTTAAATGTAGCAAAATTACAGCTGATAAGAAAGTGATTCATCCTTTCAATTGCGAACATGTTCAAATGTCAAGAAGCAAATGTCTCTCCAGTCGTTTCAGGTTCTGCAGCCTACGCACTCGCTCGACTGGACATTTAATAACCACGTTAGCGTGCTTGTTCTAGCACCTTCTTCCTTTCGCAGCCGTTACATAAAGTCGCTTCCTGGAGTTTTTCCAGAGGCTGAATGAAATAAATTAGAGCTAGGCTAGAGCTGGGTAAAAATGACTCCCAGCAGGTCAAGGCATTCTCATAGGACACTCTGACAGGAGGATGAACCCCCTTCTTCTGCCTCGGGGTCAGTGGTCAGAGTCTGCACAACAAAACGTCAGGTAAGGGGTTTGAAGGAGTTAAATGAGGACCGCCGAGGCTTCGAGCCCAGCGCTGATCAGCACTCAGTGATGCAGGAGGAGGAGGAATAGGAAGGAGGAGCGAGCTGAGCAGCTGAGCCTTTCTGCTTTCAGTCTCTCGTCAGCGTGTGCCAGAGCAGTTTCCTTTGCTGTGCTTCTCTgagaaacacacacgcacacacacacaccagaacACTCTTCATTGCTGGTTGGGGGCAGAGTGCTGAATCCTTTCCCCCTCTCCGACCTGGATCATGCTGCCCTGGAAAAGGAGCAAGTTCGTGCTGGTGGAGAATGAGTCCAAAAGCAAGCCAAAAAGTCTTGGAGCCGGACTGACTTATCATTCCCTGCTTTCGACTTTGCTCCACTCCTGTCCGGACCTCGTTCCCGACTGTCCATTTCACTGGCTGGGGAGCGTTTTCCACAGCAAACGGCAGAAAGTGGAGCTCAACAAAGAGGAACCCACCTACAATGTGCGTTACCTGGGCAGTGCGGTCACTATTATGGCTAAAGGCGAGGATTGCATGCAGGAGGCGGTGGCTAAGATTTGGACCCGCAGCAACTACGGCGAACAGAGCGCCAAGATGAAACTCACCGTTGGGCCGCACGGCATTCGCATGGGGGTGGATAAAGGCGGCAAGAAGAAGCCTGTCCACCTCTATTCTCTCAACCGCATCACATATTGCACCGCTGACCCCTTCCGGCCAAAGATCTTTGCGTGGGTTTACAGGCATCAGGTGAAGAATAAAGCGGTGGTTCTACGATGCCACGCCGTCCTATTGGCGAAGGCGGAAAAGGCCCGAGCACTTGCGCTCAGCCTGTTCCAAAACTCAACATCGGCGTTTACAGAGTTCAAACGACTTAAGCGCCAATCTGACTTTCGTCATTGCCAGCAACAGCTGTTGGGCGAGGACATTGTCCCTCTTATGCCTCTTCGGAGACTTCTGAATGGTCAGTGCCACTACCAGCCGCCTACAGAAAAGCCTGGAAGTGCCACACGGCTGTCCTCGATTactgaagaagaggaagaagatgAGGACGGACCAAGGGATGCTGAATCCACCAACGCTAGAAGCGCCAGCACTCCCAGTTCTTCTCCTCCGGAGAAAGATCTAGGGAAGATCGTAAATAGACTGGATGAGGTTTCGATTACCAGTTGGGATGAAGCACAGATGACTATCAGCACTCTAGTGTGACGTCAAATGGATACAGTTTAGTGTCCTCACCACTGAGCCTCTGTCCTGTCGCCTTTCCCGCCAACCCACTCCGCCTGGTACGTCCATCGATGCACCGTGAAACAGCCCCCTGAAACTCAGGATAAGGCAGAGGAAGCGTTACACGAGCTGCATGGAGAGGAAGAGCCAGAAGAAGCACAATGTAAGGAAGATCACAGGTACAGCAATCAT
This window encodes:
- the fam43b gene encoding protein FAM43B produces the protein MLPWKRSKFVLVENESKSKPKSLGAGLTYHSLLSTLLHSCPDLVPDCPFHWLGSVFHSKRQKVELNKEEPTYNVRYLGSAVTIMAKGEDCMQEAVAKIWTRSNYGEQSAKMKLTVGPHGIRMGVDKGGKKKPVHLYSLNRITYCTADPFRPKIFAWVYRHQVKNKAVVLRCHAVLLAKAEKARALALSLFQNSTSAFTEFKRLKRQSDFRHCQQQLLGEDIVPLMPLRRLLNGQCHYQPPTEKPGSATRLSSITEEEEEDEDGPRDAESTNARSASTPSSSPPEKDLGKIVNRLDEVSITSWDEAQMTISTLV